A stretch of Lathyrus oleraceus cultivar Zhongwan6 chromosome 6, CAAS_Psat_ZW6_1.0, whole genome shotgun sequence DNA encodes these proteins:
- the LOC127095561 gene encoding uncharacterized protein LOC127095561, with protein MPHKGISEVEVFDVWGIDFMGPFPSSFGNKYILIAVDYVSKWIKVIASPINDTRVVIRLFKRIIFPRFGVPRLVISDGGSHFISKIFENLLLKYGVRHRVLTPYHPQTSEKRILDIHELEELRLDAYKNSQMYNERTKKWHDNRISRKEFKEGAPPSPSEIPKIYDHYDTFLSDAKSHVPAIPDTPPTDHVAAIEVVLTDIANLRGELSILRVEFHDFMDVVTENLDHIYQNFYSCAPPTNSRRNV; from the exons ATGCCTCATAAAGGCATTTCGGAAGTAGAAGTCTTCGATGTTTGGGGAATTGATTTTATGGGAccattcccatcttcttttggtaacaagtacatCCTCATTGCGGTcgattacgtatcaaaatggatcaAGGTTATAGCCTCTCCAATAAATGACACACGAgtggtaattagactctttaagcgCATAATCTTCCCTAGATTCGGCGTGCCGAGACTTGTCATCAGTGATGGTGGCTCCCACTTCATTTCAAAGATTTTTGAAAACCTATTACTGAAATATGGAGTTCGGCACCGTGTACTAACACCCTATCACCCACAAACGA GCGAAaaaagaatattagatatccatgaactagaagaacttagactAGATGCGTACAAGAATTCCCAGATGTATAATGAAAGAACTAAGAAATGGCATGACAATCGCATATCGAGGAAAGAGTTTAAGGAAG GTGCACCACCTTCTCCTTCTGAGATCCCCAAAATCTACGACCATTATGATACTTTTCTCTCTGACGCTAAATCACATGTCCCAGCTATACCTGATACGCCTCCTACCGATCATGTTGCTGCCATCGAAGTTGTCCTGACAGACATCGCCAACCTGAGAGGCGAGTTGAGCATTTTGCGCGTAGAATTCCACGactttatggatgtagtgacTGAGAACCTGGATCACATCTACCAGAACTTCTACTCGTGCGCTCCTCCTACCAACAGTCGCCGTAATGTCTAA